In Amphiprion ocellaris isolate individual 3 ecotype Okinawa chromosome 2, ASM2253959v1, whole genome shotgun sequence, the genomic stretch CATTTGTTACAATTAAAATAGTTTTGGATAAATTTCAACTtgttttacaagttattttagacagattttgagtcattactatcaatttttaatttgtttggaaaaattcaatcatttcaaacaaattttgagctttttgGGACTTGTTAAGGGTTATGTGGAACTTCTTTCGGGTCATCTGCGACAACATTTAACAAATGCTGGACATATATTCAGTCATCTTGaaccatttttaacatgttttggtaaattttgaGTAGCTTTgaacaggtttcaagtcattttggactaatttcaaCTTGTTTTATGAGTTATactggacatattttgagtcattattggcaatttttaattcaaactgaATCATTTGAAGAATCTTAtttcatacttttttgtttcctgcataattccatctgtgttcattcatggctttgatgccttcagttACAATCTACAATGAAAATAGTCATGAAGATAGGgaaaatgagaaagtgtgtccaaaattatgactggtagtgtgtgtgtgtgtatatatatatatatatatatatatatgtatatatatatatatatatatatatatatatatatatatatatatatatatatatatatatatatatatatatatatatatatatatatatatatatatatatttatatatatttatatatatatttatatatatatatatgtatacatatttttttttctaaaaaatgttaCCGATACTTTtagaaaatgttgacatcagaatttatttgattcatttctttcatttttatttgtttttgctgcttctttttatttttcatttttaatatttcggCTAAATGAGACTGAAACTAATTTAATCTGAATGAGAAGCTtaagaaattagatttaaaaaaattgtaaaagttCAAACATCAGATTcatcacacaaaaacaaacaagcaaccaaacaaataaacaaaaaatggagTTCGGCTGAAAAATgtcctgctgtttgtttgttgacagaaaacaacGTAAACAAACATGTGACATCATCAGAGGCAGGTTTGAGGTCATCGAGGAGACTTCAGGTTTAGCTCTGGTTTGTCAGGACTGAGGTGATTTGTTTGTTCattgccatggtaactgatgctggaCACCTGAGCGGCGGTGGAGCAGGTGATTCCAGGTGAGAGATCATAGAGTTAGGAAGCTCCGCCTACTGACCAATCAGCTCCTGCCATTACTTCCATTCTGAGATTAAAATCcttcatttgtaaaatatgtcGCCTGTGATTGGTCATCTGTTGCCCCGCCTCCTTCATGTGAGCGTGCTCAGAACACGGATACCAGCAGAAATCCAGGATTAGCTGAACCTGCTTCAGATATTTCTTTGTTtactgtcgttttgtgtcttgtttctgtgttttgcgtctcatttttgtaattttctatttcgtttttgctgtttttgtgtcttgtttttgtcattttatgtcttgcttttgtttttttgtatcttttttgtcattttctgtcctgtttttgtcttttgtgttccaatttgttgttttctgtcttgtttttgtcttgtgtctcgtttttttcattttctgttttgtttctgtcgttttgtgtcttgtttttgtcatttcatgtcttattcttgtctttttctgtctacttattgtcattttctgcttcGTTTCTGTCTTTTGATTGTTCACTGCTGATGTGCGTAAACAAAACTGTCGCCCAGGTGCTGGAAGAGGGCGGGGCCAGTGTTGTTTACATCAACAAATgagtttttaaaagaacaactgATCAGAGACAAACACAGGTACGTGATGCcatgatgatgtcacacaggtgagagtAAACAAAGATAAACAGACTCACCGAACAGCAGGTTCACCTCGACCAGCTGATGGAGGACTGACCACACCGTCGCTGTcccagggtgtgtgtgtgtgtgtgtgagagtgtgtgtgtgtgtggttggttattgtgtgagtgtttgtgttggTCAGCAGCATTCCTGACAAATTCCGCTgctcagcaacacacacacacacacacacacacatacacacacacacacactctctcacacactcacacacacacacactcacacacacacacactctcacacacacacgcacactcagatcacagcagcagtttgttttacacagaaataaatgtagGTGAAGATTTAAACAGAAACTTCAGCTGGTGGAGTAacacaagacagacagacagacagacagacagacagacagacagacaggcaggcagacagacaggcaggcaggcaggcagacagacagacagacagctctGTATTTACTCTGACTGGTTGATTAAACTCCAATACAAACTGCAACACCAACAGATTCATTGGAATTGGACtgaagcagctccttcagcgtCCTGCAGGGGGCAGCACCAACCTGTCAGCAGGTTACCATGACAACCGGAGAAGGATGCAGGACATCCCATAAGTGCTCCGAGGGGAGGTTAGTGGCTGATGGATGTTTCTGCTGGGAGACACTTTAACTCAGATCAGAACAACCCGTGTTCCTGTTTGATGAGGATCTCAGATCTTAGTGTTCAGgatgtttccatggaaactcactGAGGACTTCAGACCAGTAGGGGGCGCCgctgacagataaaatattagaaCATGATGATATCCAGAATAATGTCCAGAACATGCTGAAGCTGCGTCAGACCTTCAGAactgctgtttttgtcattttgggcctCGTTTCTGTCATCttctgtctagtttttgttgttctgtgtctcatttttttcatttgtctagtttttgtcgttttgtatcttatttttgtcgtttctgtctcatttttgtcattttgtgttttgtttttgttttgtgtcttgtttctgtcattttctgtctcgtttttgttgctttgtgtctcatttttgttgttttgtatgttgcttttgtcgttttctgtttttttgttgttttctgtcattttctgtcttgtttttgttttgtgtcttcttctggttgttttgtgtcttgtttttgtcgttttgtgtcttgtttttgttttttgctgtcttgtttttgttgttttgtgtctcgtttctctcattttgtgtctcgtttttgtcattttgtgtctcgtttttgtcattgtgtctcgtttttgtgtcttgtttttgttgttttgtgtctcgtttctttcattttgtgtctcgtttctgtcattttgtgtcttttttgttgtttctgtctcatttttgtcattttgtgttttgtgtcttgtttttgtcgttttgtcttgtttttgttgttttctgtctcgtttttgttgctttttgtcttgtttttgtaattttgtgtctcgttttggtcgtttctgtcttgtcattttgtgcctcgtttttggttgttttgtgtcttgtttttgtcgttttgtgtctttttttgtttttgtgtcttgtttttgttgttttgtgtctcgtttctgtcattttgtgtctcgtttctttcattttgtgtctcgtttctgtcattttgtgtcccgtttttgtcattttttgtctttttttgttgtttctgtctcatttttgtcaatttgtgttttgtgtcttgtttctctcattttgtgtcccgtttttgtcattttgtgtcttgtttttgttgtttctgtctcatttttgtcattttgttgttttgtgtctcgtttctttcattttgacagaaacgagttctgtcattttgtgtcccgtttttgtcgtgttgtgtcttgtttttgttgtttctatctttttgtcattttgtattttgtttttgttgttttgtgtcttgtttctgtcattttgtgtcccgtttttgctgttttgtgtcttgtttttgtcgtcaacactatcaaacagttttcctaaagaattgGTAGAACTGATTCACACTGGTCCAGAGCAAACTCACATTCTGGTAAATGAGGAAACATCTCAGAACGTGTGAGCAGGTTTCAGCGGCGACTCAAAATTTAAAAGACGAGTCGAGTCTTTGAGTTTTCACAAGTCGGTTACGTTTTATTGGAGAAACAGCTCTATGAAGATGACGATGATGAAGGTTCAGTTTCCGTCACATCTGTATTTCTGTCAGTGTGGCTGCTGCCGTCGGCCATCTTGGTTGCGTGGTCACCACGGCGACGGCAGACATGAAGCCGCTTACAGCTGAAGCCAGGTCTCTGAACAACATGGCCGCCCTGAGAGCAGAAGACAGGATGAGCTCTACTGGACCTTCTCTGGACGTTCTACCTGCAGCCTTCATCTTTTGGGTTACTGTAGCTGGgggacattttacatcaaataaTCCACGTACAAagtcctaaaacatgcagtagttgtAGGTATATATTCTTGTCCTGACatcaaatctataaaaactaggagaaaagaatatttgaaaatattttaagataccaaataagtctggagttcccctaaaatgtcatttttctcttgtccccccccccccccccccatgaccaACCTGAACCTCTAATAAAAGAGTTGGAATGTaatttaaatctactttttttggttttagttgtttcattgatgtctctgtaattgtgggagcattttttaatcaacataatattttaaataatgattattattcatggaacaagtcccacaacatgttagcagaacctgtaGATGacatttctgtcagtttgtgtctcattttgtccttttctgtctcatttctgtcattttgtgtcttgtttttgttgttttgggtctcatttttgtcattttttgtcttttttcattttctgtcttttttttcatttcctgtttcattcttgtcattttgcatttcacttctgttgttttgtgtctcatttttgtagatttctattttgttttggtcatttggtgtctttttttcttttttttatgaagttAATGAACTCATTCAGTAGTTCTGTTCTTTCAGATACTGAGATTCGTGAATGCTGCGGTCTGGTTGAAGctcattaaccaccacagaagtctttgtcatggtgccagTTGCttgctaaacccccacaatgctctctgctttaactgtagtctgagtgacgcctcctcttgtctctacagtattaaacaggaagaggctccacctgctggaacaaccaggaactacagctgatctacatttactgacatcataGAGAGAATACAGGTTTTCTATATGTTGGTTTTCTATATCTAATGCTACCTTAGagtgtacattttttaattcctactttttaaagaaaatttcagTAGTTTAAAGACactaaaattttaattttttaaaaacccttctcagccatcctaGACGATTTACTCCTTTGTGACCGATTTTAGACAGTTCAGGaggattttttgagcaagttaTGGACTAATTTGGTAATTTCTAtcaattttgcatctatttcgtgtcatttttgacaaattttaacatttagacAACAAACTTATTTTGTGAggtcaaatttgagtcattttggacgtgtttttattgttttcatttttggaacccttctaagccatcctagatgtttcactcattttggacagattgtgaacaggaaaagaggatttttggcgcaagttctggacaaatttctaataattttggacaaatgtggagatttgttaaagatttctgtatcattgcgagatagtgacacggcgtcactgtaaccatgacaagtggacactacatcagctgcctcctgacgatcacatgattgtgatcctactacaaatccaccgctgaggacttatcaggacttatctgtcagaaatggtaccaggactgagcagctttggcggagtacagctctcagtgcttttctgttTGAACAGGTGAGGACGGATAGGTTGGATTATTAACAGTCGGAGCTGCTCTGAGGACTCTGTGTGATGCGTTCGTCTTTTGcttaacacaaaaatgattttcGGCTAAAAGTGTCGTCGTCTTCACAGCGAACAAACGTCCAATCAGACACTGCTTCATTTGGattcactgatttttatttactcATATTTCTGTTCACACTTTGTTAAACTTCCTGCTGTTGGCTTTTACAGACTTTTATAAAGGTTAGTTTACTTCAGGGTTAGTAATCGATGTGAGGATTCGTTACTGACTCAGAACTCATTTGATTTCTTCGCATCAGGAGAAACACAGCAAACTATCTGGAGGAGCAGAAACTCTGCTTTATCGGAGCAAACACGAGCTCTGATGTGGACGAGAACATTTTACCGTCTACATCTGAGACCTGTTATCTGACTGCAGGTCCATTCTCACTCTTCATAAATGCTTTAACTAACATTTCATGAAGTACTTATTCCATATATCGATGCTCAATCCCGCCTGCAAaagaaaaactagacaaaaagtTCACATGATTTAAAAAGATGCATCAGATTTtggaaaaaagtttaaaaaaaaaaaaaaaaattctagtaaaatgtaaaaaatttaaGTCAACACGATGAGATTAGAAAGTTGGACTTTTTGGGGTATATTTCTAAAGaagttcaaataaataaattagaaatttaaataaagtttctgATGccgaaatattttttaaaaatcttctgtTCCAGGTTCTGAAGTTGGAGCCTGTTTATGATTAAAACTGAAAGCAGCTGATGGAGTGAACGtatggaggaagaggatggagatgatgatgatgatgatgatggtacCATCCTGGTTCTCCACTACAGGAACTTTTAGGGTGATGTGAACCTTTATTCTGACCTCGTAAAAACCTTCCTACGGAACCTTTTTGAGGAGATAAAGTGGTGCCATAGAAGAATTATTTCTAGTTCCACAAAGAACATTTTAGCAAGAAGAACATCTTCAAACTGTTCTTAAAGATCCCTGACATAATATCTGAAGAACTTCAGCAAAAATAGGTTCCTTAAGTAACTTTTCCAGACATGGTTCTACTGTGGTAACAGGACTTGATCAtcatttaagtattttttaagaAGAATAGTCAAATTTAAACATTTGCCTTTTTGGGTTCTTTGTCAGACAAAATAACATGTTCTACGATGCCAGTCGGTGATTTGTGAAACTGTGATAAGCATTTCTCAGCTTTCTTATGTTTTATCGACAAAATGATTGATCCAGAATAAAATAATCTGATTTCATGCTGTTACCTGCCGAAGAACCAAAGAACTCCAACAAACATGGAGAATCTTTAGAGAACCACATAAAGTAGGTGAAGAACCATCTAACCATTTTAGGTCTACAAATTCGTTAAAGAGAACTCAGCTACATCTGGTTGACCCGGTCACGTTACACCAGTCGGACACCAGCAGACGGAGAACATACGTATAAACAACAATTGAatagttcctgcagtggaatgGCGTCTGTGATAACTGTGGTCATACGTCACTGCAGCGTCTTccagaaccagaaacagaaccTTTGGTGCAGCTGTACACACCCGGATGCATGATTGGACTGAATAAGTTCTTCTGTCAGTCACCTCAGTGATGTTTACGTCCCAACGGTTCAGATGAAGTGAAAATGATTTTGGATGAAACCTGTGAAACTGAAGCTGCAGTGATGATGGGATGTGATGAAGGTACAAACACAACATCGTTTTCTCACGTTGAGCACTGAGTCGACCCATCTTTAAGGtcactttattttctgttttataaaaACCAAACTGGCAGAATGACCTGTGACAGAAACGGCATCAGGAGACgaacaaataaatacaaccGAGAAACAAAACGTCTGATTTTTCAGCATAGACAGAGAGGTTACAGTGTCAGGACCGCACATCTGATGCTAATactgatgctaatgctaatactgATGCTAATGTAAATgctgatgctaatgctaatccTGATGCTAATGCTAGTGCTAATGTAAATgctgatgctaatgctaatactgATGCTAATATTGATGCTAATGCTGTTGAGGGGCTCTGAGTCGCGCAGCTGGAAACAGGAGGAGTAAAAAAGTAAGAGGGCatcaagaaaatataaaaagtaaaagtttTATAAAACTGATGAGCATGAggagacaggaagtgatgtcatgTGGTTAGAGGCGGGGCGGGCAGGGTTTAGTCCTGGAGTTTAATGTTACTGTGTTAGCTTAGCTAGCGGTGCCGCTGTCAGGTCACATGATGCTGCAGCACTTACACGGCTGCTTCTCCTTCTTCGCGGCCGCCGCTCCTCCCCCCGCCTCTGCCGCTGTCTCCCCGTTGCTCGCTGTCGCCTCCGGAGGTTTGGGGGAGGTGGGTGGGGCAGTGGGAGGGGCTTTGGTCGTGGTGGGGGCTTTGGTAGTGGGAGGAGTTTGGGCGATGGGACGAGCCAtgtccacctcctcctcctcctcccgtcCCGGCGACGTCTTGCCGTCGGCGTCGTCAATGAGCACCAGCTCCGCCTTCACGGTTCCCTGCAGCCCCAGAACCTTCTTGGTCTCATCCTCGTCCTCCACGCTCTGGTAGCCCATGAACACCATGGTCACCGGGTTCTCGGCGCTGGCCTCGGCCACGCTCGGCTCGCTTTCCGGTTTGGCCTCCAGCCCGGTGATCTCGGCCGTGACGCGAGGCTGCATTGGCGGCGGCGGTTCGGGGCTCGGCTGCTGCTGGACCTCTGCTGTTGGGAGGGAGGTTGCCGTGGTGACAGTCTGTGACATCATGGACGCCTCATCAGCTTTGTGGATGAGCTCTTCGACCTCGGAGGAGCTAAGCAGGTGGACGTCTTCGCCGTTCATCTCATGGAccactgagagagagaaaaaggcagGAACACGATCAGATCCGGTCACATGACTGAGCTCCAGCCGAAGGACCAATAGAAACAGGCCACACTGAGTGATGTCACAGCGTCCTGAGTACACCTGTACATCACTGCAACTATTTCAACGTTTAATATCTGAGTTTATATCTGCAGCAACATTAAGACTTTATGGACCTGTGTCGCTTTGTTCATTCAGGAATTTAAAAAGGATGACTGAGATCCGTTaaaccagaggagtcaaagtcatctcagttcaggttccacacaaaaaacaaaaaaaacaacaaaaacaacaaaatattacaaaaatgaggcagaaaatgaccaaagcgagaaacaaaatgacaaaaaatgagacaaacgacacaaaacaaaacaaaaaagagacaaatgagaccaaaaaattacaaagcggcaaaaaaaatggataaatgacacaaacgagacaaaaaatgataaaaagcgtgaaacaaaatgacaaaaacgatacacaaagcaatgaataaagcaaaacagaaaacgacaaaagtaagacaaaaaacccaagcgagacaaaaagaaaacacaagacgacaaaaacaggagacaaacgacacaatttagacaaaaaaccacaaaaaacaaaaacgacaaaatattgcaaaaatgagacaaaaaacgacaaaagcgagaaacaaaatgacaaaaaatgagacaaaaaaattgcaaagcgacaaaaaaatggacaaatgacacaaaaaatgacaaaagcgtgaaacaaaacgacaaaaaagattcacaaaacaacgaataaagggaaatacaaaatgaccaaaataagacaaaaaacacaagcgagacaaaaaggaaacaaaatagtaaaaacatgagacaaacaagaagtcagacaaaaaaagacaaaaaaggacaaaaataagatgaaatattccaaaaatgagacacaaaatgacaaaaatgagacaaacgatggTAGTgacgagttacatttactccgttacatttacttgagtaagtttttgaaaaaaatgtacttctgggagtagttttactctgccatactttttacttttacttgagtagatctgtgaagaagaaacgctactcttactccgttacactACACTCAactcgttacttttttatttaccacattagatctgctttattttgccggagagatgcccccagtggatctaccacgactgtgtttcaccaatcagacgaagcaacaatCATCACGTTTTACCAGCCGTCgccctgcagtcacatgaccacatacaAACTGTGGCGGCACAGCGGCACAAACTCTACACACATAGCAGACAGGGAACGAAAAAAACGGGggcatttttgagaaatttgatcttgcttcggagtccgacaacattagcatagcattagcatggatatctttggcttttgtcttctgtttactaacACGGATGAAGTGAAACATGATGTCAGAGTTGATAGGTGAAAAcctgagatttggaaatttgtgtttcttgtgccttaacttgtcattttgtaaagatgtttatttttgctatttttttattttattatttggaaataacagaatttgcacattattttacaattttgtctgtctgatgacatcatccatccattatctatacaccgcttgatcctcattagggtcgcgggggggctggagtctatctcagctgacttggaacgaaggcaggggacacctggaaagggctacatatacagacaaacaatcactctcacattcatacctacgggcaatttagaatcaccaattaacctcagcatgtttttggactgtgggaggaagccggagtacccggagaaaacccacgcatgcacagggagaacatgcaaactccatgcagaaagatccctggaaagccgggacacgaaccagagAACTTttcactgcaaggcgaaagtgctaaccactacaccactgtaatcacatcatttaaaacaaaaataaatcagacattacaatcaaacagttactcagtacttgactagtcttttcaccaaatacttttttactcttacttgagtaatttttttggatgactactttttacttctacttgagtggtattattttgaagtaatgttactcttacttgagtacaatttttggttactctacccacctctgcaaACAACAtggagcaaaacaaaaaagagacaaaacatttgacaaaaaagttgcaaagcaacaaaaaaaatggataaatgacaaagatgagacaaaaaatgctaaaaatgtgaaaaaatcgacaaaaacttgagacaaacgacaaaagtcagccAAATGATCtaaacttgtcatggtctagaaattattttaaatttatagttttactaatttacaatctgcagttaatgtcttctctgtaatttttacactttgagggccggattggaccctctggaggaccgattttggcccgcgggccgcatgtttgacacccctgcgtTAAACTGATGGGAAATGATCTGGATCTGAAACTGGTCAGAAAATAGGAAGTTCTATAAAAGAACTGAGGATCTTTACATTATGGATCAGTGATGAGATTTTCTTCAGTCTGAATGTTAAGCAGTAAAACTAGACAAAGATGCTTCAAGTTTCCTCCACCGGGTCTGAACCAAACAGGTGAGTTAAGTGACTCCTGGGTCAGAACCACAGAGCTGCTGAGAACATATAACTAACAGAGAACCTGAACAGAACCTTTGGGCTCCACATGAACCAGCAGCTGGTTCTGGTTGTCATCACCTTTCTGCTCGTCTTCGTAAACTTTGACGCCCTGAAGAGACAAATCGACGGGAAGTCGAGTCTGACTGGACAGAACCCTCGTTTCCCCCGTTAGCTTGTCGCGCTCCACCGTGATCTCCAGCGAGTACATGGCTGTTAGAGGGACACGGGTCAACACAACAGACACGCAACAGACACGCAACAGACACAGAACAGGTCAACACAACAGACACGCAACAGACACgcaagagacacacaacaggtcaacgcaacagaaacacaacaggtcaacgcaacagacacacaacagacatgcAACAGACACGCAGCAGACACGGAACAGGTTAACGCAACTGACACAACAGATCAATGCAACAGACACGCAACAGGTTAACGCAACAGGTTAacgcaacagacacacaacaggtcAACGCAACAGACACGCAACAGACACTCAACAGGTCAacgcaacagaaacacaacaggtCAACGCAATAGGTCAgcacaacagacagacaacagacacaaaacagacagacaacaggTCAACGcaacagacacaacagacacgCAACGGACATGCAACAGACAACAGACATGCAACAGGTCAACACAAGAGACACGCAACAGGTCAacgcaacagaaacacaacggACacgcaacagaaacacaacggACACGCAACagacaacacaacagacacacaacaggtcAACACAACAGACACGCAACAGGTCAACGCAACAGACACGTAACggacaacacaacagacacgcAACAGGTCAACACAACAGACACGCAACAAGTCAACGTAACAGACACGTAACggacaacacaacagacacacaacaggtcAACACAACAGACACGTAACggacaa encodes the following:
- the palm1a gene encoding paralemmin 1a isoform X5, with protein sequence MEINEVVCQQDRLQLIAERRKWQTEVENKKRQLEDDRRALQHLKSKALRERWLLDGAPAAGPEHEEVKRQLEQDEAKTRSLEETINRLEQELVNLETGVMCETITHTSVSSGKPAVEVKGHSVHQQDRAAPPVQVTQVVHEMNGEDVHLLSSSEVEELIHKADEASMMSQTVTTATSLPTAEVQQQPSPEPPPPMQPRVTAEITGLEAKPESEPSVAEASAENPVTMVFMGYQSVEDEDETKKVLGLQGTVKAELVLIDDADGKTSPGREEEEEVDMARPIAQTPPTTKAPTTTKAPPTAPPTSPKPPEATASNGETAAEAGGGAAAAKKEKQPWRPCCSETWLQL
- the palm1a gene encoding paralemmin 1a isoform X2; protein product: MEINEVVCQQDRLQLIAERRKWQTEVENKKRQLEDDRRALQHLKSKALRERWLLDGAPAAGPEHEEVKRQLEQDEAKTRSLEETINRLEQELVNLETGVMCETITHTSVSSGKPAVEVKGHSVHQQDRAAPPVQVTQEVKVHKSPRMNKARNSTEEMKRAMYSLEITVERDKLTGETRVLSSQTRLPVDLSLQGVKVYEDEQKVVHEMNGEDVHLLSSSEVEELIHKADEASMMSQTVTTATSLPTAEVQQQPSPEPPPPMQPRVTAEITGLEAKPESEPSVAEASAENPVTMVFMGYQSVEDEDETKKVLGLQGTVKAELVLIDDADGKTSPGREEEEEVDMARPIAQTPPTTKAPTTTKAPPTAPPTSPKPPEATASNGETAAEAGGGAAAAKKEKQPWRPCCSETWLQL
- the palm1a gene encoding paralemmin 1a isoform X3 is translated as MEINEVVCQQDRLQLIAERRKWQTEVENKKRQLEDDRRALQHLKSKALRERWLLDGAPAAGPEHEEVKRQLEQDEAKTRSLEETINRLEQELVNLETGVMCETITHTSVSSGKPAVEVKGHSVHQQDRAAPPVQVTQDLAEVKVHKSPRMNKARNSTEEMKRAMYSLEITVERDKLTGETRVLSSQTRLPVDLSLQGVKVYEDEQKVVHEMNGEDVHLLSSSEVEELIHKADEASMMSQTVTTATSLPTAEVQQQPSPEPPPPMQPRVTAEITGLEAKPESEPSVAEASAENPVTMVFMGYQSVEDEDETKKVLGLQGTVKAELVLIDDADGKTSPGREEEEEVDMARPIAQTPPTTKAPTTTKAPPTAPPTSPKPPEATASNGETAAEAGGGAAAAKKEKQPCKCCSIM
- the palm1a gene encoding paralemmin 1a isoform X4; translated protein: MEINEVVCQQDRLQLIAERRKWQTEVENKKRQLEDDRRALQHLKSKALRERWLLDGAPAAGPEHEEVKRQLEQDEAKTRSLEETINRLEQELVNLETGVMCETITHTSVSSGKPAVEVKGHSVHQQDRAAPPVQVTQAMYSLEITVERDKLTGETRVLSSQTRLPVDLSLQGVKVYEDEQKVVHEMNGEDVHLLSSSEVEELIHKADEASMMSQTVTTATSLPTAEVQQQPSPEPPPPMQPRVTAEITGLEAKPESEPSVAEASAENPVTMVFMGYQSVEDEDETKKVLGLQGTVKAELVLIDDADGKTSPGREEEEEVDMARPIAQTPPTTKAPTTTKAPPTAPPTSPKPPEATASNGETAAEAGGGAAAAKKEKQPWRPCCSETWLQL
- the palm1a gene encoding paralemmin 1a isoform X1, which gives rise to MEINEVVCQQDRLQLIAERRKWQTEVENKKRQLEDDRRALQHLKSKALRERWLLDGAPAAGPEHEEVKRQLEQDEAKTRSLEETINRLEQELVNLETGVMCETITHTSVSSGKPAVEVKGHSVHQQDRAAPPVQVTQDLAEVKVHKSPRMNKARNSTEEMKRAMYSLEITVERDKLTGETRVLSSQTRLPVDLSLQGVKVYEDEQKVVHEMNGEDVHLLSSSEVEELIHKADEASMMSQTVTTATSLPTAEVQQQPSPEPPPPMQPRVTAEITGLEAKPESEPSVAEASAENPVTMVFMGYQSVEDEDETKKVLGLQGTVKAELVLIDDADGKTSPGREEEEEVDMARPIAQTPPTTKAPTTTKAPPTAPPTSPKPPEATASNGETAAEAGGGAAAAKKEKQPWRPCCSETWLQL